In the Alligator mississippiensis isolate rAllMis1 chromosome 7, rAllMis1, whole genome shotgun sequence genome, one interval contains:
- the LSG1 gene encoding large subunit GTPase 1 homolog — MGRKKASGAGLGRALLKERSRARRGGRDGPGAWLHTSEVHEDGAAWARSALAPQSVTEPSSLEEFLATAELAGTEFAAEKLNIKFVSAEARTGLLTAEETKTVKKLHEENKQFLNIPRRPYWDSRTSAEKLRQAERDSFLEWRRQLAWLEEDKKLILTPFERNLDFWRQLWRVIERSDIVVQIVDARNPLLFRCQDLERYVKEVESDKENIILINKADLLNEEQRAAWAQFFESEGVKVVFWSALGERVRLSTAAKGLEVEGAPEESSDSEDRSSSEEEEDGAVQNDTDNLHPENSLHLGDGVLGSEVDDNDSEEYEDCEEEEDAWQTCSEDEGGEEVNSSAPGWTGGGSERQHGPGLVPSRPFSNFSHLVQREELLEVFRSLHTGRKAKEGEVTIGLVGYPNVGKSSTINTILGNKKVSVSATPGHTKHFQTLYVEPGLCLCDCPGLVMPSFVSTKAEMICSGILPIDQMKDHVPPISLICQHIPRHVLEAAYGINIIRPREDEDPDRPPTAEELLTAYGYMRGFMTAHGQPDQPRSARYILKDYVSGKLLYCHPPPGTDPKDFQHQHNRRTQSRAMQGNAELRPERNRRAKQIENVVDKTFFHQENVRALTKGVQAVMGYKPGSGPVSRTESSSKNEMGKPWKKHGNRNKKEKVRRLTKHLDA, encoded by the exons ATGGGCAGGAAGAAGGCGTCGGgcgcggggctgggccgggccctgCTCAAGGAGCGCAgccgggcgcggcgcggcggccgGGACGGGCCCGGGGCCTGG CTGCACACGAGCGAGGTGCACGAGGACGGCGCCGCCTGGGCGCGCTCGGCCCTGGCCCCGCAGTCCGTGACGGAGCCGAGCTCGCTGGAGGAGTTCCTGGCCACGGCCGAGCTGGCCGGCACCGAGTTTGCGGCGG AGAAACTGAATATCAAGTTTGTTTCTGCGGAGGCTCGGACTGGCCTTTTGACTGCAGAAGAGACCAAAACTGTCAAGAAGCTCCATGAGGAAAACAAGCAGTTTCTGAACATACCAAGGAG ACCGTACTGGGACAGCAGAACCAGCGCTGAGAAGCTGAGGCAAGCAGAGAGGGACAGCTTTCTGGAGTGGAGGCGGCAGCTTGCCTG GCTGGAGGAAGACAAGAAACTAATTCTGACCCCGTTTGAACGGAATTTAGACTTCTGGCGCCAGCTCTGGAGAGTCATTGAAAGGAG TGATATCGTCGTTCAGATAGTAGATGCCAGGAATCCTCTCCTGTTTAGGTGCCAAGATCTG GAGCGTTACGTGAAGGAAGTGGAAAGCGACAAAGAGAACATCATCCTGATAAACAAAGCGGACTTGCTGAATGAGGAGCAGCGGGCAGCATGGGCGCAGTTCTTTGAGAGCGAAGGCGTTAAAGTCGTGTTTTGGTCAGCCTTGGGAGAGCGTGTGCGGCTGAGCACTGCGGCTAAG GGCCTAGAAGTTGAGGGAGCACCAGAAGAGTCCAGTGACTCTGAAGACAGAAGCTctagtgaggaggaggaagatggagcCGTGCAGAATGACACGGATAACCTGCACCCAGAGAATTCTCTGCATCTGGGAGACGGAGTGCTGGGCAGCGAGGTTGACGACAATGACAGCGAAGAGTATGAGGactgtgaggaggaggaggatgcctgGCAAACCTGTTCtgaagatgagggtggggaggaagtaAATTCCTCTGCGCCAGGCTGGACAGGaggtgggagtgagaggcagcacgGCCCTGGGTTGGTGCCGAGCAGGCCCTTCAGCAACTTCAGCCACCTGGTTCAGAGAGAAGAGCTGCTGGAAGTGTTCAGATCGCTGCACACCGGCAGGAAGGCGAAGGAGGGAGAGGTCACCATTGGGCTG GTGGGTTATCCCAACGTTGGCAAGAGCTCGACAATCAACACAATCCTGGGTAACAAGAAGGTGTCGGTGTCTGCTACGCCTGGGCACACAAAGCACTTTCAG ACCCTGTACGTGGAGCCTGGCCTGTGCCTCTGTGATTGCCCCGGTCTGGTGATGCCATCCTTCGTCTCGACAAAGGCAGAGATGATCTGCTCTGGAATTCTGCCCATAGACCAGATGAAGGACCATGTCCCACCCATCTCTCTAAT TTGCCAGCATATCCCACGACACGTTTTAGAAGCAGCCTACGGAATCAATATCATACGACCCAGAGAAGATGAGGATCCTGATCGCCCACCCACAGCTGAAGAGCTGCTAACTGCTTATGGAT ACATGAGAGGCTTTATGACAGCTCATGGGCAGCCGGATCAGCCAAGGTCGGCCCGTTACATATTGAAGGATTACGTCAGT GGTAAGCTGCTGTACTGTCATCCCCCTCCGGGCACTGACCCAAAAGACTTCCAACACCAGCACAACAGACGTACACAGAGCAGAGCCATGCAGGGTAATGCAGAACTGAGACCAGAAAGGAATCGGAGGGCAAAACAAATTGAAAATGTCGTGGACAAAACATTTTTCCATCAG GAGAACGTCCGTGCTCTGACGAAGGGCGTCCAGGCTGTGATGGGATACAAACCTGGCAGTGGTCCCGTGTCCCGAACTGAGTCTAGCTCCAAGAACGAGATGGGGAAACCCTGGAAAAAGCATGGGAACAGGAACAAAAAGGAGAAGGTTCGTAGGCTCACCAAGCACCTGGATGCCTAG